A stretch of the Planktothricoides raciborskii GIHE-MW2 genome encodes the following:
- a CDS encoding VOC family protein, producing MHHASIRTANIHRAIAFYEKLGFTVSERFTAGITLACWLVGDLGRIELIQIPEPRPAPDAFGDEHYTGYYHLSFDLTDQTSDLPSWLRDLQQSFADAAASDQAMFQPLKVLLAPTQQMIGDRVYEITFIADSDGLPLEFIRVLC from the coding sequence ATGCACCATGCCTCGATTAGAACTGCGAATATTCACCGAGCGATCGCCTTTTATGAAAAACTGGGGTTTACGGTCAGCGAGCGGTTTACCGCTGGAATTACCTTAGCTTGTTGGCTGGTCGGGGACTTGGGACGAATTGAATTAATCCAAATTCCCGAACCCCGTCCTGCGCCCGATGCTTTTGGGGATGAGCATTATACGGGCTATTATCATTTATCCTTTGATTTAACCGACCAAACCAGCGACTTACCAAGCTGGTTAAGGGATTTACAGCAAAGTTTTGCTGATGCGGCGGCATCAGACCAGGCCATGTTTCAACCGTTGAAAGTGCTGTTGGCACCGACCCAACAGATGATAGGCGACCGTGTTTATGAAATTACTTTTATTGCCGATAGCGACGGGCTGCCCCTAGAATTTATCCGCGTCCTTTGCTAA
- a CDS encoding TIGR02652 family protein — MNLVLQYPIFGPEIQCPHCRQTIQALTLTDSYLCQRHGAFEANPDTKELIHLQSGRHWRQWEGEWYRQHTHPDGIRFEIHEALDRLYTKGYRATRVIIAKRYEQLLNSYLERSAPWGGQSDALLPKLYGLPVEFSPDPQEDPQWQVINFTLEQEPGVPSRYPYFRLFE; from the coding sequence ATGAATCTAGTATTGCAATATCCCATTTTCGGTCCAGAGATTCAATGTCCTCATTGTCGTCAGACAATTCAAGCGCTGACGTTGACAGATAGTTATCTTTGTCAACGGCATGGTGCTTTTGAGGCAAACCCTGACACAAAAGAACTGATTCATTTACAATCGGGGCGTCATTGGCGTCAGTGGGAGGGTGAATGGTATCGACAACATACCCATCCCGATGGGATTCGCTTTGAAATCCATGAAGCCTTGGATCGTCTTTATACTAAGGGATATCGCGCCACTCGCGTGATTATTGCCAAACGCTATGAACAACTCCTGAATTCTTATTTAGAACGTAGCGCCCCTTGGGGAGGTCAGTCTGATGCTCTGCTGCCCAAACTTTATGGCTTACCCGTGGAGTTTAGCCCGGATCCCCAGGAAGACCCCCAATGGCAGGTGATTAATTTTACTTTAGAACAAGAACCTGGAGTCCCCAGTCGCTATCCTTATTTTCGCTTATTTGAGTAG
- a CDS encoding sulfite exporter TauE/SafE family protein has product MLSLYIFLALGFIGSGHCVGMCGPFVVSYTQWNRNPWYSHVLYGLGRSTTYAFLGFLTSSFGHGLQNFLGFRASILVIAGLVMLYMALGQLKLFPRKLPSLQHWRFYQKTVGRLYASNSWYRTYPLGVFLGFIPCGLTAIALSLTITQPVAIATAGMFIFGLGTMPAMVGFGLLLQRLKLPKLERYMAGLMAFLGFLTLWMGLHRLGWMPKPPQSALLMRLHPTTVPMQNIDRSNPAPEMPHHHH; this is encoded by the coding sequence ATGCTGAGTTTATATATATTTTTAGCACTGGGTTTTATCGGCAGTGGCCATTGCGTGGGAATGTGCGGCCCGTTTGTGGTCAGCTATACCCAGTGGAACCGTAACCCCTGGTATTCTCATGTGCTCTATGGTCTGGGTCGTTCTACCACTTATGCCTTTTTAGGATTTCTCACCAGTAGCTTTGGTCATGGATTGCAAAATTTTCTGGGTTTTCGGGCCAGTATTCTGGTAATCGCGGGACTGGTGATGCTTTATATGGCATTAGGTCAGTTGAAGCTTTTTCCCCGAAAACTTCCCTCACTCCAACATTGGCGATTTTATCAAAAGACTGTGGGACGGTTATATGCCAGCAATAGTTGGTATCGCACTTATCCTTTGGGGGTTTTTCTCGGATTTATCCCTTGTGGCTTAACCGCGATCGCCCTGAGTTTGACCATAACTCAGCCCGTGGCGATCGCCACCGCCGGTATGTTTATCTTTGGCTTAGGAACCATGCCCGCAATGGTTGGCTTTGGTCTATTGTTGCAACGACTCAAACTACCCAAACTGGAACGCTACATGGCTGGACTGATGGCATTTCTGGGTTTTTTAACCTTATGGATGGGACTGCATCGTTTAGGATGGATGCCCAAACCGCCTCAAAGTGCCTTACTGATGCGCTTGCATCCCACCACCGTACCCATGCAA